From Bdellovibrio sp. KM01:
ATGAAGCTGATCGATCCGTCATTGAAAATCACAGAAGCAGATAAGATCTCTCAAACTGTGGCATTCTTGGTAAGTCCAATGGGTGCGACAATGAACGGTCAAAAGTTCTCCTTGTCGTAATAGGGCCTTGCGATGAATCTGATATTCCGTCTGATTTATACTCTCTTGTTCTCGCGCTTTCGTTCAAAAGTTGGCGCGTTGGACGAATGCTTAACTCCCTACCGTTGCTGGCCGACGGACTTGGATGTTCTTCGTCATATCAATAATGGTGTGTATTTCTCTCTGCAGGATTTGGCTCGTGTGGACTTTATGATCCGAATGGGAGCCATGCCTAAGATGAACGCGAACGGTTGGTACCCCGTTGTCGTGGCAGAACGCATGCGTTTTAAAAAATCTATCAAGCCTTTTCAAAAGTTCCACATCAGCACACGATTGGCTTATTGGGACGATAAGTACACTTATATCGAGCACAAGTTTATCGTTAAAGGGGAGCCGGTAGCCTTTGGTATGATCCGCGCACGGTTCTTAAAAAAATCAGGTGGGCTTGTGGCTACGGAAGAGTTAATCAACTTAGTGGGAGTGACGTCGGAGCGACCTGCTCTATCGGATCATTTAAAAGCCTGGATCGATGCCGAAGACCGTCATATCGAAGCGGTTGTTCCACCGAAAAAATAATAGCTAAAGATTTTTTAGCGTATCGCGATGACGTGATAGACGTGCCAGAACTTATCGGGGCCTGTGGCGGTTTTCCCCATTTCTTTGTCTTCGGCAAATTTGATTGTGGGAAATGATTTTAGCATTTCGCGAATTTGCTCTTTCGTATGTCCCGTGCACATACCATTTTTTACCCAGTCGTCTTCAGGGCCAAAAAAGTTTGTTGCGAACACACACTTTTCACCGAAAGATGAATCAATCACTTTCCAAAACTGAGGGAATGCGTCGGCCTTGCAGAACGGAAGACTAAGAGCTGAATATACCAGTGATGCTTTTGGCAGATTTATTAGATTTTCGAATTCTGATTCAACAATATCGAGCTTAGAGTTTTGCTCCGGGGAGAGTTGGGCCTTAAGCATCTGGATGCCTTGGGATTCTTTCTCAACAGCAGTCACAGACCAACCTTCATTTAGAAGGTGAAGTGTATCAATGCCCGGTCCTGATCCCAATTCAATGGCTGTCTTGGGCATGTCTTCTGAAACTTCCCTAAGAGCGTTTAAAAGCAATTTTCTGACCGGGCGATTCTTGATCTTTTCAAAATATTCGCTCCACGACATCGTAAGCTCGTTAGATTTTAATTGTGCGAAGGATTTTATCTGCGCGTTCGAACTCTTCAGGGGCGACGTACAGACGATCGATGATGCGCGTGCCTTCGTAGCGGCGGAAGATCTCCGTCGATTGATTGATTGGGGTCGGGTGGCTCCAAGGATCTAATTGGTCGACGACGAAAATTTGTGAAGCGCGCTCTTCCGGAGAAGCGGAGTGATACTTTGACAAGCGTGCGTGCGATGAAGCCCAGATCACTTCCAAGCCTTCTTTTTCCAAAGCTTTCTTCACCATTTCGGGACGATCAGACTCGGTCGTATTATGCTGCTCTAGCAAAACCTTGAAGGGACGACGTTGGGCAATTCTTTGTGCCCATGGGTTGCTCACCGAACGCAAATGCTCGTGTAAGCGATAGTCATTGTACAACGTGTATTCGTCGATATTACCGGGTAATTGGAATGTGCAGTCCGGAGACGTTAAATAGCGATTCAACATCTCTTCGTAGATAATTGATTTATGATGCCCGTAAACCATCAAATGCATGTGGTGACGAGAGATCAAGAAATCGTCGAAGGAGTACAAAGCTCGGCGATTCAAAGCTAGATATAATTTATCTTCCACACGGTGGAAGGTCATGTTTTGAATCAACCAGTGAGAGTCAATTTTACCGTAGTTTGTTCCACAGAAGTAAGAGTCACGCTCTAAGTAATCCATGCGATCCGCATCGATTTCACTTGAAACCAACTGCGAAAGAATCGGGCGGAAGTCCACGCCATTATCGATAAAGAAATCATCCGGGCAGTGCAAAGCCTTATCAATCAAGCAGGCGATATAAATCGGTGCGATATCAGAGAAGTTTTTTTCAATCGTCGTAGAGATATTGGAATCAGTGACATACTTGATTGTGTAGTCCTCATGATTCGCACGGCGATTTTTATACATCACCGTATGTGCGGCATCTCCGTACTTAAGCTCTTCATCATAAAGTTTGATTTTAAGCTCAGATAATTGTGGCATCACCGTTTCAGTCGTATGCGATAGAGGACCGTGACCCACATCGTGAAGCAACGCTGCCAAGCGAACAGTTTGGCGCAAGCGAGTTTTCACAGAAGGCTTTGAAAATGGATAGATGCGGAAGATAGAATCAAAAACTCTTCCCACCATATGCGCAACACCGACGGAGTGTAAGTACCGATTGTGTGTAGCACCAGGGAAACTCATCTCGGAGAAACCCAGTTGTTTGATCGCGCGAAGACGTTGGTATTCAGCGGTGTCTAAGATAGCTACTTCAGGCTCTGCATAATAGATCGAACCGTGAATGGGATCTCTGATTTCCACTAAAAACCTCCGCGATTCCCGAAGGTACGCCGTACCTTTTGGGGGTGCATTGCGCCATGGGCGGCGCATTTCAGCTATATATATGTAGGTTGGAGCGGTTGGTGTCAATTAAAGCGAAACGGCGATTTACGGACCGGCGACAAGGTTACTAGCGATAGTTGATAGTCCATAAGCAAGGCCCAGATATTGATGGCATGGCTCATTATGCCTAGAAAAAAATTCCAACCGAACTCTGAGTTTCCTTATCACGTACGGGCGCGTACAACGAATAAAGATTGGTTCGAGCTGCCATTGGACGTGGTTTGGTCCATCTTTGCAGACTACCTCCACTTTCTCTGGAGAGCGTATGATGTCCGAATACATTCATTTGTTTTAATGAATAACCACTTTCATATGATTGTTTCTACTCCGGATGCAAA
This genomic window contains:
- a CDS encoding acyl-CoA thioesterase translates to MNLIFRLIYTLLFSRFRSKVGALDECLTPYRCWPTDLDVLRHINNGVYFSLQDLARVDFMIRMGAMPKMNANGWYPVVVAERMRFKKSIKPFQKFHISTRLAYWDDKYTYIEHKFIVKGEPVAFGMIRARFLKKSGGLVATEELINLVGVTSERPALSDHLKAWIDAEDRHIEAVVPPKK
- a CDS encoding methyltransferase domain-containing protein, whose product is MSWSEYFEKIKNRPVRKLLLNALREVSEDMPKTAIELGSGPGIDTLHLLNEGWSVTAVEKESQGIQMLKAQLSPEQNSKLDIVESEFENLINLPKASLVYSALSLPFCKADAFPQFWKVIDSSFGEKCVFATNFFGPEDDWVKNGMCTGHTKEQIREMLKSFPTIKFAEDKEMGKTATGPDKFWHVYHVIAIR
- a CDS encoding HD domain-containing protein, with product MEIRDPIHGSIYYAEPEVAILDTAEYQRLRAIKQLGFSEMSFPGATHNRYLHSVGVAHMVGRVFDSIFRIYPFSKPSVKTRLRQTVRLAALLHDVGHGPLSHTTETVMPQLSELKIKLYDEELKYGDAAHTVMYKNRRANHEDYTIKYVTDSNISTTIEKNFSDIAPIYIACLIDKALHCPDDFFIDNGVDFRPILSQLVSSEIDADRMDYLERDSYFCGTNYGKIDSHWLIQNMTFHRVEDKLYLALNRRALYSFDDFLISRHHMHLMVYGHHKSIIYEEMLNRYLTSPDCTFQLPGNIDEYTLYNDYRLHEHLRSVSNPWAQRIAQRRPFKVLLEQHNTTESDRPEMVKKALEKEGLEVIWASSHARLSKYHSASPEERASQIFVVDQLDPWSHPTPINQSTEIFRRYEGTRIIDRLYVAPEEFERADKILRTIKI